In one window of Schistocerca gregaria isolate iqSchGreg1 unplaced genomic scaffold, iqSchGreg1.2 ptg000691l, whole genome shotgun sequence DNA:
- the LOC126319983 gene encoding xaa-Pro dipeptidase-like → MMNDERGPEFWMGENTFHVPMAMHKEQQQRLLSRLRKLSEIDLNGVVLLQGGRSQDWLRYDTDHERLFRQESFFHYLFGVKEPDFYGSLSISTGKYILYVPRLPRSYQVWMGRILSTDEYRSMYGADEVRYTEELPDALTHETGGVGALYVLSGTNSDSGSRCMSADFKGIERFLLNKDVLYHELCECRVVKTELELELLRYVNRISSEAHMHVMKSVRPDMMEYQIEANFCHYAYYYGGCRNTSYTCICASGENGSVLHYGHAAAPNSRQIRSGDMVLLDMGAEYHCYASDITRSYPVTGKFTEQQRGVYEVVRRAQMEVISRLKPGVFWPDMHRFAERCLCEGMKKLGLVRGDVEEMMKNHVGSLFMPHGLGHLMGIDTHDVGGFLGDVCERSEEPGLRHLRCWRKLEAGMVITVEPGIYFNWAELEEAMLDPSLKPFLAEEELVKYRYFGGVRIEDDVVVTPDGCEVLTVVPSDVEEIQRIMLQGKDVISS, encoded by the exons ATGATGAATGACGAAAGGGGGCCGGAATTTTGGATGGGTGAAAACACTTTCCATGTGCCGATGGCCATGCATAAAGAGCAGCAACAGCGTTTGTTGAGTAGATTGAGAAAGTTGTCAGAGATTGACCTGAATGGCGTTGTCTTGCTTCAAGGCGGTCGTTCGCAGGACTGGTTGCGCTATGACACAGATCATGAGCGTTTGTTTCGTCAGGAGTCTTTTTTCCATTACCTTTTTGGTGTAAAGGAGCCAGATTTCTATGGGAGTTTGAGCATATCGACTGGAAAGTACATCCTGTACGTTCCGCGGTTGCCAAGGTCGTACCAAGTGTGGATGGGTCGC attttgtccACTGACGAATACAGGTCGATGTACGGCGCAGATGAAGTGCGCTACACGGAGGAGCTGCCGGACGCATTGACGCACGAGACAGGTGGTGTTGGCGCGTTGTACGTGCTGAGCGGCACGAACAGTGATAGCGGCTCGAGGTGCATGAGCGCAGATTTTAAGGGGATAGAACGGTTTTTACTCAATAAAGACGTATTGTACCACGAATTGTGCGAATGTCGCGTCGTGAAGACAGAATTGGAGCTGGAGCTGCTGCGATATGTCAATAGGATATCGAGTGAAGCACACATGCATGTGATGAAAAGTGTACGCCCAGATATGATGGAATATCAAATAGAGGCGAACTTTTGCCATTACGCTTACTATTATGGAGGTTGTCGAAACACCTCATACACATGTATATGTGCGTCTGGAGAAAACGGGTCGGTGTTGCATTACGGCCATGCAGCGGCGCCGAATTCACGCCAGATTCGTTCAGGCGATATGGTTCTTTTGGACATGGGCGCAGAGTACCACTGCTACGCGAGCGACATTACGAGGAGTTATCCTGTAACGGGGAAGTTCACGGAGCAGCAACGAGGTGTGTACGAGGTGGTCAGACGCGCACAGATGGAGGTCATATCCAGGTTGAAGCCCGGTGTTTTCTGGCCTGATATGCATCGCTTTGCCGAAAGATGCTTGTGCGAGGGAATGAAGAAGTTGGGACTGGTTCGAGGCGATGTCGAGGAGATGATGAAGAACCACGTAGGCAGCTTGTTCATGCCGCATGGCTTgggccacctgatgggcatcgatACACACGATGTCGGTGGATTCTTGGGAGATGTGTGCGAGAGAAGCGAGGAACCAGGGCTGCGACATTTAAGATGTTGGAGGAAATTGGAAGCAGGAATGGTGATAACGGTCGAGCCTGGCATTTATTTCAACTGGGCGGAGCTAGAAGAAGCCATGCTCGATCCGTCATTGAAGCCGTTCTTGGCGGAGGAAGAGCTCGTCAAGTACAGATACTTTGGAGGCGTTCGTATCGAAGATGATGTTGTCGTGACGCCGGATGGCTGCGAGGTTCTTACCGTTGTTCCTAGCGACGTGGAAGAAATTCAGAGGATCATGCTTCAGGGAAAAGACGTAATAAGCAGTTAG
- the LOC126320007 gene encoding uncharacterized protein LOC126320007 has protein sequence MEEIVQHDNQAAIKLRDDFVDTMSNLCQDTTIFLSKLKAVIAECHNGYLPHLIRTENSFTFIKYHIEEIIRHAMECGIEKLENTVTDVRGSWQVYLKLIYYFIKETEVLLRLLSKISKSKSAVNKVVFKMNQAKLAPMIEELNSELELISDIIPNMVIATFYDSLFSREEALSLVSKIEIPPFWYKYNFYNRRFAQWFGLIKSFIINGGNRNYQFASRWAKKVRQQIRHGNHSSLESENQGKDNKFKYTSIPVVKEIWNMTETGLGQAVVNFMKPRIRTSFYMQVPVSDGISAKQFNGSGVDAHVQVLVVCNSKLSFNIPKDWILHLKHSNRASDTMSVLRSVIHMHSSDTNNSKPMELSELAHYFQGNTEQAPESTDLSLDSNLDPSGGQDPSGVNSADTDQQGGIDEIKSSASWHSDNEKMQNYRALALRDDTVGGKRGGAHSLSTSMIDSEMQCRVIDVIVHFHGGGFISGSPSTHERYLRIFAKKTNAVVFSVHYSLAPEAKYPVALSECYFFYHWITHPNALNIKPRKIILVGDSAGGNLLLGVTFKAIQDGIRIPDGIILGYPATDLTHTLTPSRVLFSNDVLIPYCFLDLCLSAYVGENQDPRNDYFLSPLYAPDKYYAKLPSKILVMAGSFDPLLDDSIRFLRRLDFLNKKYTFELYNAPHGFWNLDAILPIAQDAIQKACAQLCSMLLSD, from the exons ATGGAAGAAATCGTCCAACATGATAACCAAGCAGCAATTAAACTTCGCGATGATTTCGTAGACACCATGAGCAATTTGTGCCAAGATACAACTATCTTTTTGAGTAAATTAAAAGCTGTTATAGCAGAATGCCATAATGGATATCTTCCTCACCTGATTAGAACAGAAAATTCGTTCACCTTTATCAAGTACCACATTGAGGAAATTATCAGACATGCCATGGAATGTGGCATCGAGAAATTGGAAAATACGGTTACAGATGTCAGGGGTAGCTGGCAGGTTTATTTGAAACTTATCTATTACTTCATTAAAGAAACCGAGGTACTGCTTAGATTGCTGTCTAAGATATCAAAGTCCAAAAGTGCGGTGAACAAGGTTGTGTTTAAGATGAATCAAGCAAAATTGGCGCCAATGATTGAAGAACTAAATTCGGAATTAGAGTTAATTTCTGATATAATTCCCAACATGGTTATAGCAACATTTTATGATAGTTTGTTTAGTCGAGAGGAAGCGCTGTCTCTCGTTTCGAAGATTGAGATACCTCCATTTTGGTATAAG TATAATTTCTACAATCGTCGATTCGCGCAGTGGTTTGGATTGATTAAGTCGTTTATCATCAATGGGGGAAACAGAAATTATCAGTTTGCTAGCCGGTGGGCAAAGAAGGTAAGACAACAGATAAGGCACGGGAACCATAGCTCTCTTGAG TCCGAGAATCAGGGCAAAGACAACAAATTTAAATACACTTCGATTCCCGTGGTAAAGGAGATATGGAACATGACGGAGACAGGGCTGGGACAGGCGGTCGTGAATTTCATGAAGCCTCGTATAAG GACAAGTTTTTACATGCAAGTCCCGGTGTCTGATGGAATTAGCGCGAAGCAGTTTAATGGAAGCGGGGTTGATGCTCACGTGCAGGTATTGGTGGTGTGCAATAGCAAACTGTCATTTAATATACCGAAGGATTGGATTTTGCACTTGAAGCATTCGAACAGAGCGTCCGACACCATGTCTGTGTTGCGCTCGGTTATCCACATGCATTCGTCGGATACGAATAATTCGAAGCCGATGGAGTTAAGCGAGCTTGCGCACTATTTTCAGGGCAATACGGAGCAAGCACCCGAGTCCACAGATCTGTCTTTAGATAGCAACTTAGATCCAAGTGGCGGTCAAGATCCGTCTGGGGTGAATTCGGCTGATACAGATCAGCAGGGCGGTATAGACGAGATTAAGTCTTCGGCATCGTGGCACTCTGATAACGAGAAGATGCAAAACTATAGAGCGTTGGCCCTCAGGGATGACACCGTTGGTGGCAAGAGGGGGGGTGCCCACTCTCTTTCAACGAGCATGATAGATAGTGAGATGCAATGCAGAGTCATTGACGTCATCGTCCATTTTCACGGTGGCGGTTTCATTTCAGGTTCTCCAAGTACTCATGAACGATATCTGCGCATTTTTGCCAAGAAGACGAACGCTGTAGTATTCTCAGTTCACTATTCATTGGCGCCTGAAGCAAAGTATCCGGTGGCACTCAGCGAGTGCTATTTTTTCTACCATTGGATCACTCATCCAAACGCACTAAACATCAAACCACGGAAAATCATTTTGGTTGGAGATTCAGCCGGGGGAAACTTGCTTTTGGGTGTCACTTTCAAGGCCATTCAAGATGGTATTCGAATTCCGGATGGAATTATACTTGGGTACCCGGCCACTGACCTAACTCATACGCTTACACCTAGCCGCGTTCTTTTTTCCAACGACGTTTTGATCCCTTATTGTTTTTTGGATCTGTGTCTTTCGGCGTATGTCGGCGAAAATCAAGACCCTCGCAACGACTATTTTTTGTCTCCGCTCTATGCGCCAGACAAATACTACGCCAAGCTGCCCTCTAAAATTCTCGTTATGGCGGGATCGTTCGACCCGCTTCTGGACGATTCCATACGATTTTTGAGGCGACTCGATTTTCTAAACAAAAAATACACCTTCGAGTTATACAACGCACCCCATGGGTTTTGGAATCTGGACGCTATCCTCCCTATCGCGCAAGACGCCATTCAAAAAGCATGTGCTCAGCTATGTTCTATGCTTCTGTCGGATTGA
- the LOC126319980 gene encoding syntaxin-5-like, which translates to MMYDRTTEFINVAQSLHQNTTIPSTRVRKDTLPSVIKDINHTAKKISGRINVTAQWLKDLAKLTKVKSIFQDPAEKIEELVNTIKASIQSIRIELEGLEQLIASQPMPNHQLKEHHELMATVLKTNLAEITTEFTNLLRIRTENLKAQQNRKEKFVGSRHHISSHLRHPYDVSLEEENADTYGENDDISVMIPLVPAVDSKLEKRSNAIRAIERTVEEVGQIMSQIAFITKQQDEVITRIDEDISRSEFHIQGAYSELLNYIPKITRSRWLYLKIFAIFIVFIILLFVLI; encoded by the exons ATGATGTATGACCGCACAACTGAGTTCATAAATGTGGCGCAATCGCTACATCAAAATACGACAATTCCCTCAACTAGAGTAAGAAAGGACACTTTGCCTTCAGTTATTAAAGATATCAACCATACAGCAAAAAAAATCAGTGGCCGCATTAATGTAACTGCGCAATGGTTAAAAGATTTGGCTAAAC TAACGAAGGTTAAGTCGATATTTCAGGATCCAGCTGAGAAAATTGAGGAGCTTGTAAATACCATTAAAGCGAGCATTCAGTCCATCCGTATCGAACTTGAAGGCCTAGAACAACTTATCGCCTCTCAGCCCATGCCAAACCACCAATTAAAGGAACACCACGAACTGATGGCCACAGTATTAAAGACGAATTTAGCGGAAATAACCACAGAGTTTACAAATCTATTGCGAATTCGAACTGAA AACCTCAAAGCCcaacaaaatagaaaagaaaagttTGTAGGATCGAGACATCATATTTCTTCTCATTTACGCCATCCTTATGATGTAAGCTTAGAAGAAGA AAATGCGGACACGTATGGAGAAAATGACGACATTTCTGTAATGATTCCTTTGGTCCCAGCCGTCGATTCTAAGTTAGAAAAGCGCTCTAATGCCATCCGCGCCATAGAACGAACAGTCGAGGAAGTGGGACAAATCATGTCCCAAATCGCGTTCATCACAAAGCAACAAGATGAAGTGATCACTAGAATCGATGAAGATATATCTAGGAGTGAATTTCATATACAAGGCGCATACTCTGAACTTTTAAACTACATTCCAAAGATTACTAGGAGTCGATGGTTGTATCTCAAAATTTTTGCCATATTTATTGTATTCATTATTCTGCTATTTGTGCTGATCTAG
- the LOC126320008 gene encoding elongator complex protein 3-like has translation MPKIPLSTQQPNTDHLMVKTISEIVQLLIQAHREDRHVNLSTVKSQCCQRNGLSKIPKTVEVISAIPENWKKYIVPKIRAKPVRTASGIAVIAVMSKPHRCPHIAVTGNVCVYCPGGPDSDFEYSSQSYTGYEPTSMRAIRARYDPYIQARSRIDQLSRLGHSTDKIEYIIMGGTFMSLPESYRDYFIRNMHDALSGHVSTNVEEAVRYSEQSRTKCIGLTIETRPDYCKATHLSQMLSYGCTRLEIGVQSVYEDVARDTNRGHTVMAVKECFHRSKDAGFKVVAHMMPDLPNVDYERDFASFKEFFENPDFRSDGLKIYPTLVIHGTGLYELWKSGKYQNYHPDELVSLLAKILSIVPPWTRIYRIQRDIPMPLVTSGVEYGNLRELVLSKMQELGTKCRDVRTREVGIQYLHHQVKPEQLELVRRDYVANGGWETFLSYEDPVQDILVGLLRLRKCSNLTFRPELTGAVSVVRELHVYGSVVPVYTRDPKKFQHQGLGMLLMEEAERISKNEHLSSKIAVISGVGTRHYYRKLGYTLDGPYMSKYL, from the exons ATGCCAAAAATCCCTCTGA GCACGCAGCAACCGAACACAGACCATCTGATGGTCAAGACCATCAGCGAGATCGTTCAGCTGCTTATCCAGGCGCATCGCGAGGACCGCCACGTAAACTTGAGCACGGTCAAGTCGCAGTGCTGCCAGCGAAATGGCCTGTCGAAAATACCCAAAACGGTCGAAGTCATCTCCGCTATTCCTGAAAATTGGAAAAAATATATCGTACCAAAAATCCGGGCGAAACCAGTAAGAACAGCATCCGGT ATAGCTGTGATCGCGGTGATGTCGAAGCCGCACAGGTGCCCCCACATCGCCGTAACAGGTAATGTTTGTGTATATTGTCCAGGGGGTCCCGATTCGGACTTTGAATACAGTTCGCAGAGCTATACAGGATACGAGCCGACGTCGATGAGGGCGATTCGAGCCAGGTATGATCCCTATATACAGGCACGGAGTCGGATAGACCAGCTGTCTCGTCTCGGCCACAGTACAGATAAGATTGAATACATTATAATGGGCGGAACGTTCATGTCTCTACCAGAGTCCTATCGCGACTACTTCATTAGAAACATGCACGACGCGCTCTCCGGCCACGTGAGCACAAACGTGGAGGAGGCTGTGCGATATTCTGAGCAGTCAAGGACGAAGTGCATCGGTCTAACTATAGAGACGCGCCCAGACTACTGCAAGGCCACGCATTTGAGCCAAATGCTCTCCTACGGCTGCACACGCCTAGAAATAGGCGTACAAAGCGTGTATGAGGATGTGGCAAGAGACACTAACCGTGGACACACCGTAATGGCGGTCAAAGAGTGCTTCCACCGGAGCAAAGATGCTGGTTTCAAGGTGGTCGCTCACATGATGCCCGACCTGCCAAACGTCGACTACGAACGAGATTTTGCTTCGTTTAAAGAGTTCTTTGAAAATCCAGACTTTCGATCAGACGGACTGAAAATCTATCCAACACTCGTAATTCACGGAACTGGACTCTATGAGCTCTGGAAGTCTGGCAAATATCAGAATTACCATCCCGATGAATTGGTCTCCCTCCTGGCAAAAATTCTCTCAATTGTTCCCCCTTGGACGCGTATCTACCGTATCCAGCGAGACATCCCAATGCCACTCGTCACCTCTGGCGTCGAGTACGGAAACTTGCGAGAACTAGTTCTCAGCAAAATGCAGGAGCTCGGTACAAAATGCCGCGACGTCCGCACCAGAGAGGTGGGCATTCAATACCTCCATCATCAAGTAAAGCCAGAGCAATTAGAACTGGTTCGTCGCGACTATGTCGCCAACGGGGGCTGGGAAACCTTCTTGTCTTACGAAGATCCAGTTCAAGATATTCTCGTTGGACTTCTGAGACTCCGAAAATGTTCAAACCTAACCTTCCGTCCAGAGCTTACGGGCGCCGTCTCCGTTGTTCGCGAACTTCATGTCTACGGAAGCGTCGTTCCTGTGTATACCCGTGACCCAAAAAAGTTTCAGCACCAAGGACTAGGTATGCTTCTCatggaagaagcagaaagaatctcTAAAAACGAACATCTGTCCTCCAAAATCGCCGTGATCTCCGGTGTAGGCACTCGGCACTACTACCGAAAGCTCGGGTACACCCTGGATGGCCCTTACATGTCAAAATATCTCTAA
- the LOC126319984 gene encoding tyrosine-protein phosphatase 3-like, translating to MILAHIKDEFKRLCEITAPRPKTEKELHCIHSSATLECNLSKNRYYDVLPIEETRIRLNNLPGVPGSDYINANKIVDTTGVNSYICAQAPLLSTLPDFWRMVWEQDACIVITLMKHDEHGKMRGGGEYWLMVQKPQKFRDITVSLKKIKFYPRFEKDRNLQNQIVVRIFELKRANICRVLVQIHYGGWPDSGVPESTRSIRDLIRLMEFYREKGRDAGMFGPVVVHCSAGIGRTGTFLAIVLMLDLLKGNNAGIVCRKFEDNNDKLLNWGEEECKGQPSETMRLYEELTMNIMQCVLSLRKQRNRGMVQTEEQYVFIYRAIWDALTDQDRSGFILEFIEDAKDDILSSYEVDHSNNFDRYNIDCSRLKEHLENLHIGSKNFNSSSTISLSRFSRLTQSETPGIFHQSIDNGLSSESRRIVNKAASDTSFSFTEGQGILFIQPSHGESNLPQIKFDDICQLESH from the exons ATGATTTTAGCCCATATAAAAGATGAATTCAAACGTCTTTGTGAAATAACTGCCCCAAGGCCAAAAACAGAAAAAGAGTTGCACTGTATTCATTCATCTGCTACTTTGGAATGTAACCTTTCGAAGAATAGGTATTACGATGTATTGCCTATAGAAGAAACAAGGATCAGGCTGAATAACTTGCCCGGAGTTCCAGGTTCTGATTATATAAATGCTAACAAGATTGTAGATACAACTGGAGTGAACTCGTATATTTGTGCACAGGCGCCGTTACTATCTACGCTGCCTGATTTTTGGCGAATGGTTTGGGAGCAG GATGCGTGTATTGTGATAACATTGATGAAACACGACGAACATGGAAAAATGAGAGGGGGTGGCGAGTATTGGTTGATGGTACAGAAGCCCCAGAAATTTAGAGACATAACAGTAAGTTTGAAGAAGATCAAGTTTTACCCGCGGTTCGAGAAGGATCGCAATTTGCAAAATCAG ATTGTAGTGAGGATTTTTGAGCTAAAAAGGGCGAACATTTGTCGAGTGTTGGTACAGATACATTATGGAGGTTGGCCCGACTCAGGGGTGCCAGAATCGACTCGTTCTATAAGGGATCTGATTAGGTTGATGGAATTCTACCGAGAGAAGGGTCGCGATGCAGGCATGTTCGGCCCAGTGGTGGTCCATTGCAGTGCTGGAATTGGCAGGACTGGGACTTTTTTGGCGATAGTGCTGATGCTAGACCTATTAAAAGGTAATAATGCAGGGATAGTGTGTCGAAAATTTGAAGACAATAATGACAAATTGCTGAATTGGGGCGAGGAAGAGTGTAAGGGTCAACCGAGCGAAACAATGAGGCTCTATGAAGAATTAACCATGAATATTATGCAATGCGTTTTATCTCTTCGGAAGCAACGGAATCGAGGTATGGTACAAACAGAAGAACAATATGTGTTTATCTATAGAGCCATATGGGATGCATTGACGGATCAAGACAGAAGCGGTTTTATTTTAGAATTTATAGAAGATGCCAAAGACGATATACTGAGTTCTTATGAAGTCGATCATTCAAATAATTTTGATCGATATAATATAGATTGCAGTCGGCTAaaagaacatttagaaaatttgcATATTggctcaaaaaattttaactcttcaTCTACAATTTCGCTTTCTAGATTTTCTAGATTAACTCAAAGTGAAACACCTGGCatatttcatcaatcaattgataACGGCCTATCTTCTGAAAGTAGGCGAATTGTAAACAAGGCAGCTTCTGATACTTCTTTCAGTTTTACAGAGGGTCAGGGCATTTTATTCATCCAGCCCTCGCATGGTGAAAGCAATCTTCCTCAGATAAAGTTCGATGATATTTGTCAACTGGAATCCCATTAG
- the LOC126319982 gene encoding uncharacterized protein LOC126319982 — MNLSDLGKDVLHVSFNQENTCLAVATETGFFVCDVNPLKLRFIRNFDEGIGIIEMLFRCNILALVGGGRRPKYPLNCVMLWDDHQEKKIAELEFRTDVKAVKMRKDCIIVALENKVYMYNFEDLRLLRQFDTCNATLGVVSMSLSHPVVLAIPSTTPGHVLIEKRNFAIMDSDRSEPTIIPVTQSPISQLELNQLGVKLAVTSMKGTVVRVIDLMTNTEERFRRGTTPAIIQCLAFSLDSSMLACTSNRGTVHIFQLDVEYKQNLALGSILKITGGDEKRAVIHFQIPEDNSICAFVPKGPEDDQSEDSKILVVLGGSGGYYKFKVFNENRKWKALELNKGSKLSYFDVS, encoded by the exons ATGAATCTCTCTGACTTGGGCAAGGATGTGCTCCACGTTTCTTTCAATCAGGAAAACACGTGTCTTGCAGTTGCTACTGAAACAGGATTTTTTGTGTGCGATGTTAACCCATTGAAACTCAGATTTATAAGAA ACTTTGACGAGGGGATAGGCATCATAGAAATGCTGTTTAGGTGCAATATATTAGCATTGGTAGGCGGTGGGAGGCGTCCAAAGTATCCTTTGAATTGTGTCATGTTATGGGATGACCACCAGGAAAAAAAGATTGCCGAGTTAGAGTTCAGAACAGACGTTAAGGCAGTGAAAATGAGAAAAGATTG TATTATCGTTGCACTTGAAAATAAAGTGTATATGTATAATTTTGAAGATCTTCGTCTTTTGCGCCAGTTCGACACATGCAATGCTACACTTGGCGTGGTGTCCATGTCTCTGTCCCACCCAGTGGTTCTTGCAATTCCGAGTACGACGCCTGGTCATGTTTTGATTGAGAAGCGGAATTTTGCTATTATGGATTCGGATAGATCTGAGCCAACAATTATCCCAGTAACTCAGTCTCCCATTTCTCAACTGGAGTTGAATCAGTTAGGCGTCAAGCTAGCTGTGACGTCGATGAAGGGGACGGTGGTCAGGGTGATCGATTTGATGACTAATACAGAGGAGAGATTTAGAAGAGGAACGACGCCGGCGATTATTCAATGTTTGGCATTTTCTCTGGATTCGTCTATGCTAGCCTGCACATCTAACAGAGGGACTGTGCACATTTTCCAACTGGATGTAGAGTATAAGCAAAATCTGGCGCTTGGGTCTATTTTAAAGATTACGGGCGGGGATGAAAAGCGTGCAGTGATTCATTTTCAAATTCCGGAAGACAATTCTATCTGTGCCTTCGTTCCAAAAGGGCCAGAAGATGATCAATCCGAAGACTCAAAAATTTTAGTGG TGTTGGGTGGAAGTGGGGGATACTATAAATTCAAGGTGTTCAACGAGAATAGAAAATGGAAGGCATTGGAATTGAACAAAGGCAGTAAATTGTCCTATTTTGATGTTTCCTAG
- the LOC126319963 gene encoding anaphase-promoting complex subunit cdc20-like yields MNEVINPSSCAVGDRFIPNRSSMDTCIAQYNLTKENEGNVQVSCSLKQLHDTLAESLFSSTTSIEQCKIMCLKNKAPEPRAGYENRLKVLYSQNLDHSSVSRYNTRHIPSQAEKILDAPDVLDDYYLNLLDWSKDNLLAVALGSAVYIWKAQTGEIIQLCDQGSSKVTSVSWAQGGQYLAVGTESCDVMLWDVRATKLLRNMDGHQARVSALSWNGSTLSSAGRDCLILNHDVRVQHHLISTLQGHTQEVCGLAWSPDGSQLASGANDNVMNIWDTSDLSRARYTITEHQAAIKALAWCPWSANTLASGGGTADPCIRFWNTSSGACLNTINTGAQICALQWSSHYKEIASSHGWKNNICIWKYPSMVKCAELTGHTSRVLNMSQSPDGTTLVSIAGDETLRFWKVWSLPSGAGSSKAAAKTQTGIPTRGSTISKIR; encoded by the coding sequence ATGAACGAAGTGATTAATCCTTCATCTTGCGCAGTTGGCGACCGTTTTATCCCTAACCGTTCCTCTATGGACACGTGTATTGCACAGTATAATTTGACCAAAGAGAACGAGGGTAATGTACAGGTATCCTGCTCGTTGAAGCAGCTGCACGATACACTGGCTGAATCTCTCTTTAGTAGCACGACTTCGATAGAGCAGTGTAAAATTATGTGCTTGAAAAACAAAGCACCGGAACCCAGAGCTGGATACGAGAACCGTTTGAAGGTTCTCTATTCCCAAAATCTGGACCACAGTAGCGTATCGCGCTACAACACGCGTCACATTCCATCTCAGGCTGAAAAAATATTGGACGCGCCAGACGTGCTAGACGATTATTACCTTAATCTATTAGATTGGAGTAAAGACAATCTACTAGCAGTTGCACTAGGTTCGGCCGTTTATATTTGGAAAGCACAGACAGGAGAGATTATTCAGCTATGTGATCAAGGCAGTTCGAAAGTGACATCTGTGTCTTGGGCACAAGGTGGCCAATATCTAGCCGTAGGAACGGAAAGTTGTGATGTAATGCTATGGGATGTTCGAGCTACCAAATTGTTGCGCAATATGGATGGTCACCAGGCACGCGTTTCGGCACTTTCCTGGAACGGATCGACTTTGTCCAGTGCAGGTCGAGATTGCCTAATTTTGAATCACGATGTTCGAGTTCAGCACCATTTGATAAGTACGCTTCAGGGCCACACACAGGAAGTTTGTGGATTAGCATGGTCACCCGATGGATCACAGCTAGCTTCTGGAGCCAATGATAATGTTATGAATATCTGGGATACAAGCGATCTGTCCAGAGCACGATACACAATTACCGAACATCAAGCAGCAATTAAAGCCCTAGCATGGTGTCCTTGGTCGGCCAATACTCTCGCTTCGGGTGGCGGTACGGCAGACCCCTGCATCCGTTTTTGGAATACGAGCAGTGGGGCGTGTCTTAACACAATCAACACCGGAGCCCAAATCTGTGCCCTGCAATGGTCCAGTCATTACAAAGAGATCGCTTCATCACATGGATGGAAAAACAATATTTGTATTTGGAAGTATCCCTCAATGGTAAAGTGTGCCGAGTTGACTGGACACACATCCCGTGTTTTGAACATGTCACAAAGTCCAGATGGAACGACATTGGTTAGCATAGCAGGCGACGAAACACTCCGATTTTGGAAAGTCTGGTCGTTGCCATCTGGAGCAGGCTCTAGCAAAGCAGCTGCTAAAACGCAAACCGGTATTCCTACCCGAGGCAGCACGATAAGCAAAATTCGATAG